A window of the Salvelinus alpinus chromosome 3, SLU_Salpinus.1, whole genome shotgun sequence genome harbors these coding sequences:
- the sar1aa gene encoding small COPII coat GTPase SAR1B, protein MSFLFDWIYRGFSGVLQFLGLYKKSGKLVFLGLDNAGKTTLLHMLKDDRLGQHVPTLHPTSEELTIAGMTFTTFDLGGHVQARRVWKNYLPAINGVVFLVDCADHDRLTESKIELDALLADETILSVPVLVLGNKIDRPEAISEGGLREAFVLDGQCTGKGNVSLKDLQARPLEVFMCSVLKKQGYGDGFRWLAQYID, encoded by the exons ATGTCATTCCTCTTTGATTGGATCTACAGAGGCTTTAGTGGTGTGCTACAGTTTTTAG GGTTGTACAAAAAATCTGGAAAGTTGGTTTTCCTAGGGTTGGATAATGCTGGTAAAACAACCCTTCTGCATATGCTGAAAGATGACAGACTTGGACAGCATGTGCCCACGTTGCATCCAA CATCGGAAGAGTTGACGATAGCTGGAATGACATTCACCACGTTTGATCTGGGCGGTCACGTACAAG CTAGAAGAGTTTGGAAGAACTACCTGCCGGCTATCAATGGAGTTGTCTTTCTGGTTGACTGTGCTGACCATGACCGCCTTACAGAATCTAAGATCGAACTTGAT gctcTGTTAGCAGATGAGACCATCCTCTCTGTGCCTGTGCTAGTCCTGGGTAACAAGATAGACCGTCCTGAAGCCATCAGTGAGGGGGGACTGAGAGAGGCGTTCGTTCTCGATGGTCAATGCACTGGAAAG GGTAACGTGTCGTTGAAGGATCTGCAGGCACGACCTCTGGAGGTTTTCATGTGCAGTGTCCTGAAGAAGCAGGGCTATGGAGATGGCTTCAGGTGGCTGGCGCAATACATCGACTGA